ACGAGGACGCCCAGAGTGGATGTCTAATTCATGGATTTGGGAAAAAAAGATTTTCCAGCATACAAGATAACAGGCAATGGTTCCTCCTCAAAAAGATTCTGTGTCTAGCCCTATGTCAACTCACTAACACGAAAGAATGGAGAAAAAGGGTTGAAACAGATTGGTAGAGCAATATTTTTCCGGGATGGGTTACTTGAGTTAGCTGTTAATAATTATTCTCTGCAGAAAAATCTTCAAGCCAAAAATCACACTTATCGCTTCAAATTGCAAGATGAAATGAGAATTCTAGAGAACCATGAACCATGAACACCTGAACCAGTCATCTTGGTAGGGGCCCTTGCTAATGCTGAATTATATTACATTTATTCAGTAACTGCTATAGACTGAACAGAAACAATATATAAGTTTGCGCTTTTACAGTATGACTCAGAAGACTCCTTTCACAATAACAGCAACAATATGACAGACAAGGAAAAGGGAAGACAAACAAATCATCCGTTTTTCTTATTACCTATCGCAGATACATACCACAAACCAATACCCAATTAAACATAAGACACGGTAATTGTAAAGCAAAGACAAAGCAAACCCATTGCTGCAAAATTGTTCCTTCCTGGCCAACTCACCTGTCATGGCTGTGAAGTCTTAATCTGCTGCTTGACAGTGTCTGTTGGAAGCTGAGCAGAAGCTTCCAATGCAGGGCCCGATGCCAAAGTTTGATATTGGGCAGCCAATTGGGGTGGCAGAGCCTGAGTGTAATACATCTGGGCATGTCCAGGCTCAGCAAACTCATAACCATAATTCCCAACAGCAACCGAAGTGGGCGCCATGGACTGAGACGGATGATGAATCTGAGAGAAACCAACATATTGTTGCTGATGTTGGCCAGAAGGTACTTGAACTGCAGTTCCGGTTCTATACATGCCTGCTTGCATTTCGGGTTTAGGAGCGGGAGCATTTCTTATGGTGTTGTAAGCCGCAGGGGGAGGCATCATGCCAGCAGACTGCTGTGCTTGGGGCTGGCTAGAAGGGGTGGTGGTGACAGTAGCGGCTTCGCCATAGCTCTGTTGCTGGACAGGCAAGTTATAAGCTTGGGGGGCTTGTTTAGCAGACATGTAGTAAACCGGGTACTGCTGATTGAGCGGATGGAGAGGCTGTTGCTGGGGCGGGTACATGGGGTGGTAGTAAGATTGGATAGGCACTGCCCCAGTAGGGTGTTGGTGAATATAGTGAGTGCCAGCTTGAATGAAATGCTGCTGCTGTGGGGGATTCAATTGTTGGGGGTTCAATTGCTGATTTTGTTGATCAAATTGGGCTGTCAATACATAACCAGAATCCTGAATTTGCTGCATCTGAACCCTAGTGTTTGGATCGGACAACTTTGGATCAATAGGGTTGGGACCACCCCTAGTGTTGTTCACAGAGGGGTTTTGAACAATTGGGTCCTGATAAACTAGGGGTCTTTGCCGAGATAACGGATTTGCACTACTGTCGCTGTAAATTGCAAGAATTAAAGGTTAATTCAGGACAAGATCTCGGATTATATACTTGCAAAATCGAAACTACATAGAGGGATACGGAGTTTAGGATTTTTGGGTACCTTGAAACTGAATCCGGCGAAGTCATATCAACAGCAATAGTTGGTTTTGGGGGCGGCTGTTGTGGCGCTTGAGGCTGTCTCCGGTACCCAATAGGCATCCCCTGCTCTAATCTCTCATCATCGGAGAAAACCCGGTTCGAAAACTCGACGGGAATCCCGGCGGATACCAATCCAAAACCTTGTGTAGCAACCGACGCCGGCGCCGCCGCAAAAGTGGTCTGGAAAGCAGGCCCAACGCCCATCTGAGAGAACTGTTCCTCAATTCCGGCCACTGCCGGCGCCAGCTTCTGATCGTCCGGGTGGACCCGAATCGGCGGCAAGTTGGCGAGAGAAGGCGACGACGAAGTCGACCCGAAAGACGAAGTCGTCTCCAGAATCGGCGAATCGGGCACCGAATGAACATCCTGACCCGCTCCTAGCTTCCCCTTTACATTCCCATACGATTCGAGCTGTGCCTCCACGTCCTTCACGCTTGGATCGCCAGTGGCCGCAACGTCGTCGTTTACACCCAGTAAGGAGTTCACCGATGGAGACTCCGAGAACCGGCCGGTGGCGCCGTTGAGGGCGTTAAGGAACCAGTCCTCGGACTGGGCGGAGTTCTCGAGGAGAGACCCAATTGACGACGCCGAGTCGGGCTTGGCCGGGAAGAGGAACAGCCGGATGCGAGACGACTTCTTgttggcggcggcggcggtggcGGCGAGGCGATCGTACTCTTCGACCATGTTCTCCAGGTCTTCGTCGGTGGTGACGGAAATCAAGGAGTCGAGATCTTCGCTGGGCAGCTGATACTTGAGCGTAAAGCACTGGCCGTTGAGGAGGGTCTTGG
The sequence above is a segment of the Diospyros lotus cultivar Yz01 chromosome 7, ASM1463336v1, whole genome shotgun sequence genome. Coding sequences within it:
- the LOC127806438 gene encoding leucine-rich repeat extensin-like protein 5 — protein: MEPPQPAVPPLSPAVPATATAPHNYPDSVDSSPRSRNADSLDEPLFPAAAGGGGGKLRLMCSYGGHIVPRPHDKSLCYVGGDTRIVVADRHASLADLTSRLSKTLLNGQCFTLKYQLPSEDLDSLISVTTDEDLENMVEEYDRLAATAAAANKKSSRIRLFLFPAKPDSASSIGSLLENSAQSEDWFLNALNGATGRFSESPSVNSLLGVNDDVAATGDPSVKDVEAQLESYGNVKGKLGAGQDVHSVPDSPILETTSSFGSTSSSPSLANLPPIRVHPDDQKLAPAVAGIEEQFSQMGVGPAFQTTFAAAPASVATQGFGLVSAGIPVEFSNRVFSDDERLEQGMPIGYRRQPQAPQQPPPKPTIAVDMTSPDSVSSDSSANPLSRQRPLVYQDPIVQNPSVNNTRGGPNPIDPKLSDPNTRVQMQQIQDSGYVLTAQFDQQNQQLNPQQLNPPQQQHFIQAGTHYIHQHPTGAVPIQSYYHPMYPPQQQPLHPLNQQYPVYYMSAKQAPQAYNLPVQQQSYGEAATVTTTPSSQPQAQQSAGMMPPPAAYNTIRNAPAPKPEMQAGMYRTGTAVQVPSGQHQQQYVGFSQIHHPSQSMAPTSVAVGNYGYEFAEPGHAQMYYTQALPPQLAAQYQTLASGPALEASAQLPTDTVKQQIKTSQP